From Frateuria aurantia DSM 6220, one genomic window encodes:
- a CDS encoding MFS transporter, producing MPPSAPASSPFDTHAAPAPPRSYRTIALIVACAIFMEQLDATVLATALPAMARDFHVAAPAMSVALTSYLLALAVLIPTSGVIADRFGSRRVMCASIAVFMFGSIACSLVHSMPGIVAARLLQGMGGAMMTPVGRLIILSTVDRKDLVSAMSWALVPAFLGPILGPPLGGLIVTHLDWRWIFYINLPIGLLGLYLVWKFIPDVCRPRGAHPFDLSGFILCGVSSSALLFGLEWSGPDHPGQLSMPLLACGVITAGLYVRHARRRPHPLLDLDLLKIDSFRLSVISGSLMRITQGAQPFLLPLLFQVGFGYSAVRSGELVLATAFGAVVTRSVTPRLLRLTGFRNGLIGNGVLASLGYAVCAVFQPDWPMWLIFGCLFCCGAFMSFQFGAYNTVAYEAVPMEQMSAANSFYTMLQQLMLSVGVCIGALLLRLTMTARGHVQPQHSDFSITFVAITLISLSSTWWHRAFAAEAGAELSGHRLRR from the coding sequence ATGCCGCCATCGGCACCTGCCTCCAGCCCTTTCGATACCCATGCGGCTCCGGCCCCGCCACGGTCCTATCGGACCATTGCCCTGATTGTCGCCTGCGCGATTTTCATGGAGCAGCTGGACGCCACCGTGCTGGCGACGGCACTGCCGGCGATGGCCCGCGACTTCCACGTGGCAGCTCCGGCCATGAGCGTGGCGCTGACCAGCTATCTGCTGGCCCTCGCGGTGCTGATACCGACCAGCGGGGTCATCGCGGACCGTTTCGGCAGCCGCCGGGTGATGTGCGCCTCGATCGCGGTGTTCATGTTCGGCTCGATCGCCTGCTCCCTGGTCCACAGCATGCCGGGGATCGTCGCGGCCCGGCTGCTGCAAGGCATGGGGGGCGCCATGATGACGCCGGTCGGACGCCTGATCATTCTCAGCACGGTGGATCGCAAGGATCTTGTCTCGGCGATGTCCTGGGCGCTGGTACCAGCCTTTCTCGGCCCCATCCTGGGCCCGCCGCTGGGAGGCCTGATCGTCACCCATCTGGATTGGCGCTGGATCTTCTACATCAATCTGCCGATCGGACTGCTGGGGCTGTATCTGGTCTGGAAGTTCATTCCCGACGTCTGCCGCCCGCGCGGCGCCCATCCCTTCGATCTTTCCGGCTTCATCCTCTGCGGCGTCAGCTCCAGCGCCTTGCTGTTCGGCCTGGAGTGGTCCGGACCGGATCATCCCGGCCAGCTGTCCATGCCGCTGCTGGCCTGCGGCGTGATCACCGCCGGGCTCTATGTGCGGCATGCCCGCCGCCGTCCTCATCCCCTGCTGGATCTGGACCTGCTGAAGATCGACTCATTCCGTCTGTCGGTCATTTCCGGCTCGCTGATGCGGATCACCCAGGGTGCCCAGCCGTTCCTGCTGCCCCTGCTGTTCCAGGTCGGCTTCGGCTACAGCGCGGTACGCAGCGGTGAACTGGTACTAGCCACCGCCTTCGGCGCGGTGGTGACCCGCAGCGTCACGCCCCGCCTGCTGCGACTGACCGGCTTCCGCAACGGCCTGATCGGCAATGGCGTGCTGGCCAGCCTCGGCTATGCCGTCTGCGCGGTATTCCAGCCGGACTGGCCGATGTGGCTGATCTTCGGCTGCCTGTTCTGCTGTGGCGCCTTTATGTCCTTCCAGTTCGGTGCCTACAACACCGTCGCCTACGAAGCCGTGCCCATGGAACAGATGAGCGCGGCGAACAGTTTCTACACCATGCTGCAACAGCTGATGCTGTCGGTCGGCGTCTGCATCGGAGCCCTGCTGCTGCGACTGACCATGACGGCGCGCGGCCATGTCCAGCCGCAGCATTCGGATTTCTCGATCACCTTTGTCGCGATCACCCTGATCTCGCTCAGCTCGACCTGGTGGCATCGCGCCTTCGCAGCCGAAGCCGGCGCCGAACTGAGCGGCCATCGCCTGCGTCGCTGA
- the nhaA gene encoding Na+/H+ antiporter NhaA, whose translation MDSAGDHPVHAGRRSGLLLVLAALAGLCLANVLPAGRVTDFWDQPWRLASSWQLPSLANMFDEGLMALFFLAAGLEIKLELCCGSLRGFRRAALPVAAACGGVLVPALIYLICNAGLPQVSGWAVPTATDIAFATGMLGLLPQSLGRSLRPLLLALAMIDDVIAVLVVMLFYSQALAPGGAIWLLAAATLYLLLRCRDQAATVMLLSVGVLIWIGLWRCGLHPALAGMVLGLLWPAGRTRPWHGARRLKAALDPWVAYVVMPGFALIHASIDLHGLVLTSTAALRLGVGVVAGLVLGKPIGIVLAAWAAIRLGLARRPAGMSWPQLALIGMLAGIGLTMAMFITTLALTDVHAQRLARCAVLLGSLLSTLLALGFGGWLSRRGPPIEPV comes from the coding sequence ATGGATTCTGCCGGGGACCACCCGGTCCATGCCGGGCGCCGATCCGGCCTGTTGCTGGTGCTGGCCGCCCTTGCCGGCTTGTGCCTCGCCAATGTGCTGCCCGCGGGGCGGGTGACGGATTTCTGGGACCAGCCATGGAGGCTGGCGAGTTCCTGGCAGCTGCCTTCCCTGGCGAACATGTTCGACGAAGGGCTGATGGCCTTGTTCTTTCTGGCCGCCGGTCTGGAAATCAAGCTGGAACTGTGTTGCGGCAGTCTTCGCGGGTTTCGCCGTGCCGCCTTGCCGGTGGCTGCCGCCTGCGGTGGCGTGCTGGTGCCGGCTTTGATCTACCTGATCTGCAATGCGGGCTTGCCGCAGGTTTCGGGCTGGGCGGTGCCGACGGCTACCGACATCGCCTTCGCCACCGGCATGCTGGGCTTGCTGCCGCAGAGCCTGGGGCGTTCTCTGCGGCCGCTGTTGCTGGCACTGGCGATGATCGACGACGTGATTGCGGTGCTGGTGGTCATGCTGTTCTACAGTCAGGCACTGGCGCCGGGCGGAGCTATCTGGCTGCTGGCGGCCGCGACCCTTTATCTGTTGCTGCGGTGCCGGGACCAGGCCGCCACGGTGATGCTGCTGAGCGTCGGCGTGCTGATCTGGATCGGCCTGTGGCGGTGCGGCCTGCATCCGGCGCTGGCGGGCATGGTGCTCGGCCTGCTGTGGCCGGCGGGACGCACAAGACCCTGGCATGGTGCGAGGCGCCTCAAGGCAGCCCTGGATCCCTGGGTCGCCTATGTCGTCATGCCGGGATTCGCCCTGATACATGCCAGCATCGACCTGCATGGGCTGGTGCTGACTTCCACCGCAGCCTTGCGCCTTGGTGTGGGCGTGGTGGCCGGTCTGGTGCTGGGCAAGCCGATCGGGATCGTGCTGGCGGCATGGGCGGCGATACGGCTCGGACTGGCCCGGCGGCCGGCGGGCATGAGCTGGCCACAGCTGGCGCTGATCGGGATGCTGGCCGGGATCGGACTGACCATGGCGATGTTCATCACCACCCTGGCACTGACGGATGTCCATGCACAGCGTCTGGCGCGATGTGCCGTACTGCTGGGCAGCCTGTTGTCGACCCTGCTGGCGCTGGGCTTCGGCGGGTGGCTGAGTCGCCGAGGCCCACCCATCGAACCTGTATGA
- a CDS encoding cytochrome-c peroxidase — protein MKKIILSLVVLGLAAYGGSVAYLQHWDHATAPQLPANSPTRNDPVALAAFNSLREARCDFCHATHTELPFYFHVPLANQLMSKDVSEGLRHFRIEPVLSALQEGKPVNEEQLGRIEEVISQGRMPPDLYVFMHWHAHLNAQQNQAVLSWVQQERRQHYAMPGVASDHAADPIQPVPASLPVNAEQVALGQKLFFDKQLSGDGTLNCASCHDLQHGGVDHLVTATGIHGQKGPINVPTVYNAVFNVLQFWDGRAKDLADQAAGPVMNPLEMGSHDWNDVAARLNRDPAYAAQFQSAFGSPVIDQRSVTSAIAAYETTLITPDSRFDKYLKGDAQAINAEEKHGYELFKQVGCSGCHNGVAVGGGAFEVMGLEGNYFGDRGGQLTAADAGRIGVTKDPLDDHRFKVPTLRNVALTAPYFHDGSAKTLEQAVREMARYQTPDHNMSDADVHAIVAFLNTLTGTYQGKSLATDDSQAATAK, from the coding sequence TTGAAAAAGATCATTCTGAGCTTGGTGGTATTGGGTCTGGCCGCCTACGGCGGCTCGGTCGCCTATCTGCAACACTGGGACCATGCCACCGCACCGCAGTTGCCTGCGAACTCGCCGACACGTAACGATCCCGTGGCGCTGGCGGCCTTCAATTCGCTGCGCGAAGCCCGCTGTGACTTCTGCCATGCCACCCATACCGAGCTGCCGTTCTATTTCCATGTGCCGCTTGCCAACCAGTTGATGAGCAAGGATGTTTCCGAAGGTCTGCGTCACTTCCGGATCGAGCCGGTGCTGTCGGCCCTGCAAGAAGGCAAGCCGGTCAATGAAGAGCAGCTCGGCCGCATCGAGGAAGTGATCAGTCAGGGGCGCATGCCGCCTGATCTCTATGTGTTCATGCATTGGCATGCCCATCTGAACGCCCAGCAGAACCAGGCCGTGCTGAGCTGGGTACAGCAGGAGCGTCGTCAGCACTATGCGATGCCGGGCGTGGCCAGCGATCACGCCGCCGATCCGATCCAGCCGGTTCCGGCCTCGCTGCCGGTCAATGCCGAGCAGGTCGCGCTGGGCCAGAAGCTGTTCTTCGACAAGCAGTTGTCCGGTGACGGTACCCTGAATTGCGCCAGCTGCCACGATCTGCAACACGGTGGTGTCGATCATCTGGTGACGGCCACGGGTATCCACGGCCAGAAGGGCCCGATCAATGTGCCCACCGTGTACAACGCCGTATTCAACGTGTTGCAGTTCTGGGACGGACGCGCCAAGGACCTGGCTGATCAGGCTGCGGGTCCGGTGATGAATCCGCTGGAGATGGGGTCGCACGACTGGAACGATGTCGCCGCCCGACTGAATCGGGACCCGGCCTACGCCGCCCAGTTCCAGAGCGCCTTCGGCAGCCCGGTGATCGATCAGCGCAGCGTCACCTCGGCCATCGCCGCCTATGAAACCACCCTGATCACCCCTGATTCGCGATTCGACAAATATCTGAAGGGTGATGCCCAGGCCATCAATGCCGAAGAGAAGCATGGCTACGAGCTGTTCAAGCAGGTCGGCTGCTCGGGCTGCCACAATGGTGTCGCCGTCGGTGGCGGGGCTTTCGAAGTGATGGGGCTGGAAGGCAACTACTTCGGAGATCGCGGCGGCCAGCTGACTGCGGCGGACGCCGGCCGCATCGGTGTCACCAAGGATCCGCTGGATGACCATCGCTTCAAGGTGCCGACCCTGCGCAATGTGGCCCTGACCGCCCCGTACTTCCATGACGGCAGTGCCAAGACTCTGGAGCAGGCCGTGCGCGAGATGGCCAGATACCAGACGCCGGATCACAACATGTCCGATGCCGACGTGCATGCCATCGTGGCTTTCCTGAACACCCTGACGGGTACCTACCAGGGCAAGTCGCTGGCGACTGACGACAGCCAGGCGGCAACTGCCAAGTAA